Proteins from a single region of Mytilus trossulus isolate FHL-02 chromosome 2, PNRI_Mtr1.1.1.hap1, whole genome shotgun sequence:
- the LOC134705382 gene encoding tropomyosin-like yields MSAKAGDNPLNVLKVKMKQLKAENDKLKDDLKEKSAQLEFSQRTIDTHCQEIQSLTRKISMLEEVIMNSEGGYTHAAEKLEEVNKLSKAADEIERERKVLESRNVADDEKQHMKEAKYIVGDEDDEQIDALEQELKEAKYIAKEADRKIDEVKESQKSTLNCFSSCCKK; encoded by the exons atgtcagCAAAAGCCGGTGATAATCCATTGAATGTTCTTAAAgtgaaaatgaaacaattaaaaGCCGAGAATGACAAGTTAAAAgatgatttaaaagaaaaatcagcACAACTAGAGTTTTCTCAACGGACCATTGACACC CATTGTCAAGAAATCCAAAGTCTAACAAGAAAAATCAGTATGTTAGAGGAAGTTATTATGAATTCGGAGGGAGGATACACACATGCAGCAGAAAAATTAGAAGAGGTCAATAAACTATCAAAGGCTGCAGATGAAATAGAAAg AGAAAGAAAGGTACTAGAAAGTCGTAATGTAGCAGATGACGAAAAACAACACATGAAAGAGGCCAAATACATTGTGGGGGATGAAGATGACGAACAAATAGATGCTCTGGAACAAGAACTGAAAGAGGCCAAATATATTGCTAAGGAGGCAGATAGAAAAATTGACGAGGTGAAAGAGTCACAAAAATCTACTTTGAATTGCTTTTCATCTTGTTGCAAGAAATAA